The DNA region AGAAATTAAAAGAAATTATATCCATTTGTATTGTATTAATAGTTCTGACGGGGTGTTCAACAAAAGCATATATAGATTATAATAATGCAATTGTTAAGACTGAATCTGAGAAAACTGGTAAACAATCTATAGAAATCAAGTTGGATATTGATTTTGATACACAAGGTTTGTCATTGGAAGAAGTCAAGCTGTTAAATTATTATAGTGAAATGATGTATCAGCTTACTAATAAGTATGATATGGATGATGATAAGATAGCTACAGATGTTTATATGAATTTAGGCGGAATCGGACTGGATTCTAATTACTATAAAGATGGTGATGAACAATATGTAAAAATTCCAGTACTCAATAAATACATTAATCTAACAAAAGAAAAATTTATCAATAATGAATATAATGATATATTCAAAGCGGTTTCGGATAAATGGTTAGATTTATTAAAGGAAGAAAATGTTCTCAAGGGTAATGATACTATAGTAGATACAAAGGAAGGGCAAGTAAAAGCTAAAGAAGTAACGATTAATATCCAGGATGAACAATTAAATGAATTAAGTAAAGTCATTATTGATACTATAATTGATTCTGGAATCTTAGAAGATTTCATTTATGTAATTGATGACGAGGGAAATACAGATAAGATAAGAAAAGAGGATGTTGTAGAAGTTATTAATGAAGCTTTTTCAAATCTTATTTTTGATAGTTTTGAAGCTAAGGCTTATATTGATTTTGATGGATACCTTATCGAAGAAAATATAGAGATGAATATGAGAATTTCTGAAAAGATGAATGGTAAACCAATAGCCATTAAATTATCTTTTAACAATAAATATTGGGATATAGGTAAAAAACAAGTTATAGATATTCCTGATATTGCAGAGGATGACATTATTGAGATGAAAGAATTAAAAGATCTAGATTCAATCCTAGGTTTATAAATTAGAAGAAAAAAATATATCTAGAAGGAGTATATGTATGGAATTATTGACTGTATCACATTTGAAAAAATATTTTAAAGACATAAAAGCTGTTGATGATATTTCATTTAATATAGTTGAAGGAGAAATATTGGGACTGCTTGGACCAAATGGGGCGGGTAAGTCTACTACTATTTCAATGATTTCAACTCTACTTAAGCCAGATGCTGGTATTATTGAATATAAAGGTAAGGATATTGTAAAAAGTCCACAAGCGATTCAAGGTAATCTAGGGTATGTACCTCAAGAGATAGCACTTTATCCTAATCTTACAGGGAAAGAAAATCTTGAATTTTGGGGTAGAGCTTATGGATTGAAAGGTAAGAAACTTAGGGATAGGATTAAGAGGATTTCTGAGATTATAGGTATAACTGAAAGACTGAAAAATAAAGTGGAACAATATTCAGGAGGTATGCAAAGAAGGCTCAACATAGGTGCTGCACTTCTTCATGAACCTGAGTTGATTATAATGGATGAACCAACTGTTGGAATTGATCCCCAGTCGAGAAAACATATTCTGGATACTGTTCTAGAACTTAATAAAGAAGGTATGACAGTAATATATACTAGTCATTATATGGAAGAAGTAGAATATATCTGCAACAGAGTATGTATTATGGATAATGGTAAGATCATTGCAAATGGGACTAAAGAGGAATTAGTTGATCTGATTGAAGACAAAAAGCGTATTCTTGTAAAAGTTGATAATGCTGATGACGAATTAATAAAAAATATAAGTAACGTAGAACAGGTATCAGATGTCAATTACGAAGATAATACAATAATAATAACAGTCAATAATGGGAAAGAGACTTTTAAAGGAATTATAGATGTTCTAAATAATACAGATATCAATATCCGTTCAATAGACATTAATGAACCTAACTTAGAAACGGTCTTTTTACACTTAACAGGAAAGGCACTTAGAGATTAGAGAGGGTGAACCTAATTTGAAACTTATATATATTATAAGCAAAGATATTAAAAAGATCATATATGATAAAAAATTATTGGCTATCATAATTTTGATGCCTATAGTTCTTATGACCATATTGGGATTTTCCCTAAGTAATATGTTTGGGGATAGTGAATCTTCTATAGGTTCTGTTAATGTTGCGGTTGTAAAGAAATATAATGTAGAAGAAGATATTGAAAGATTTCAAGAGACTATGAAAAATGGTATTTTTGCTAATGGAATAGATGAAAAGAGCCGAAAAAGTCTTTTATCTATTGGTGATGATTACAATGTAGAAAATATATTTTTTGAATTCCTAGATTCGGATGGTGTCAAAAAACTTATGTCCTATTCTATTGAGGATGAAGAAAATGCAAAAGCAATGTTAGAAGAAGAACAAATAGATGCAGTAGTCATATTACCTGAGAATTATATATATAACACATATATGAATTATATTTTACCTATAAGAAATATAGTTGATATAGAAGTAATTAAACATACTGATTCTTATATCAGAGGTAGTGTTGTTGAAGAAATCATTAGTGGATTCAGTGAAACCATGAATAACTATTGTTTGGATAAAGAGGTTTTCACCGATCAAGTTCAGAGATTGAGCAATATGGAGACTGCATTTGAAGGAATAGAATATTTGATGGAACAATTGAATGATAAAGTTTCAGATAATTATTCTATAGAGAGAATCACCGTAGAGGGAAAAAAGAACATCACAAGTTTTCAATACTATGCTGTGGCTATGATGGCGATGTTCATATTATACAGTGCCAGTAATGGTGGAAGACTGTTACTGGAAGAAAAAGATAATATAACTTATCAAAGGAATAGAGTAGCAGGAGTGCCACTCAGCAAAATAATGGTAAGCAATTTTTCAATGATCTTCGTAATATCAATGTTACAGTCATTAGTTATGATATTATATTCTAGTATTATATTAAAAATAGAT from Vallitalea longa includes:
- a CDS encoding ABC transporter ATP-binding protein, with the translated sequence MELLTVSHLKKYFKDIKAVDDISFNIVEGEILGLLGPNGAGKSTTISMISTLLKPDAGIIEYKGKDIVKSPQAIQGNLGYVPQEIALYPNLTGKENLEFWGRAYGLKGKKLRDRIKRISEIIGITERLKNKVEQYSGGMQRRLNIGAALLHEPELIIMDEPTVGIDPQSRKHILDTVLELNKEGMTVIYTSHYMEEVEYICNRVCIMDNGKIIANGTKEELVDLIEDKKRILVKVDNADDELIKNISNVEQVSDVNYEDNTIIITVNNGKETFKGIIDVLNNTDINIRSIDINEPNLETVFLHLTGKALRD
- a CDS encoding ABC transporter permease, whose amino-acid sequence is MKLIYIISKDIKKIIYDKKLLAIIILMPIVLMTILGFSLSNMFGDSESSIGSVNVAVVKKYNVEEDIERFQETMKNGIFANGIDEKSRKSLLSIGDDYNVENIFFEFLDSDGVKKLMSYSIEDEENAKAMLEEEQIDAVVILPENYIYNTYMNYILPIRNIVDIEVIKHTDSYIRGSVVEEIISGFSETMNNYCLDKEVFTDQVQRLSNMETAFEGIEYLMEQLNDKVSDNYSIERITVEGKKNITSFQYYAVAMMAMFILYSASNGGRLLLEEKDNITYQRNRVAGVPLSKIMVSNFSMIFVISMLQSLVMILYSSIILKIDWGDIGLVLLTVISSSVAIGGLGIFISTITLIAGNYKFANVFELGIIQFLALIGGSFVPVETLPAFMNKLSYLSTSGVVIKIYTGIMRNNKFIDMLSNYAILVSTGAIFIIISAIIINTRREAI